From Camelina sativa cultivar DH55 chromosome 20, Cs, whole genome shotgun sequence, the proteins below share one genomic window:
- the LOC104771641 gene encoding alpha-barbatene synthase-like encodes MTMETPKDDLHQDICFNFFKLPPSQWGDHFLSVPITDSDFNVLAREIEELKPKVREDIFSLSSGAIKRKILLIHLLISLGLSYYFENEIEETLKHAFEKIDDLIADENDLYTISIMFRVFRTYGHNMLSDVFNRFKGNNGKFKKSLTEDIKGMLSLYEAVHFGTQTDHILDEALSFTLNHLEPLATCHRASPPHLLKLLQKALHIPQHRNSQALVAREYISFYEQEEDRDETLHKLAKLNFKFLQLHYFQELKTITMWWRELNDTLDLPRNRKERTVESWFSALVINFEPQVSLGRIMSAKLYLLITFLDDACDIHGSIPEVTSLVDCLERWEPDYMGNLQGHMKSSFQYVMYVFKEYEEILRSQGRSFVLEKMIEEFKILVRSNLELIKWTRAAHMPNFDQYMEAGEAEVGAYVAMACSIMGLGEIGKKKDFELLRSRPKLVRSLAAKTRLMDDMTDYEDDMKKGYTANAVNYYMKQHGLTKEEANMKFGKMIGNINKIVNEECIKMTNISRPILNQFIGFGRLLDVLYTADDVFNHRDGKFKDYIFTLLIDPIHL; translated from the exons ATGACTATGGAAACACCAAAAGATGATCTTCATCAGGATATatgcttcaatttttttaaattgccaCCTTCTCAATGGGGTGATCACTTCCTCAGTGTTCCCATCACTGACTCG GATTTTAACGTCCTTGCAAGAGAGATTGAGGAACTCAAACCCAAAGTGAGAGAAGACATATTTAGTTTGTCTTCCGGTGCAATAAAGAGGAAAATACTTCTGATTCATTTGCTGATAAGCCTTGGTCTCTCTTATTATTTTGAGAACGAGATCGAGGAGACCTTGAAACATGCTTTTGAAAAGATAGATGATTTGATCGCTGATGAAAATGATTTGTACACAATCTCAATCATGTTTAGAGTTTTCAGGACATACGGTCACAACATGTTGTCCG ATGTTTTCAACAGATTCAAAGGAAACAATGGCAAGTTCAAGAAAAGTTTAACAGAAGATATCAAGGGTATGTTAAGCTTATACGAAGCTGTGCACTTTGGGAC ACAGACGGATCATATATTGGATGAAGCATTGAGCTTCACACTAAACCACTTGGAGCCACTAGCTACATGTCACAGAGCGAGCCCACCACATCTATTAAAGCTTTTACAAAAAGCTCTTCACATACCTCAACACCGGAATAGCCAAGCTCTAGTTGCAAGAGAGTATATTTCTTTCTATGAACAAGAAGAGGACCGCGATGAAACACTTCACAAACTAGCAAAGCTCAATTTCAAGTTCTTGCAGCTTCATTATTTCCAAGAACTAAAAACTATCACCAT GTGGTGGAGGGAACTAAACGACACGTTAGACCTCCCACGTAACAGAAAAGAAAGAACTGTCGAGAGTTGGTTCTCAGCACTGGTGATCAACTTTGAGCCGCAGGTCTCACTTGGCAGAATTATGTCAGCTAAGTTATACTTACTAATCACTTTTTTAGATGACGCTTGCGATATTCATGGTTCAATTCCTGAAGTTACAAGCCTGGTTGATTGTCTTGAACG ATGGGAACCAGATTACATGGGAAATCTTCAAGGTCACATGAAGAGTTCCTTCCAATATGTGATGTACGTTTTTAAAGAGTATGAAGAAATATTGAGGTCACAAGGAAGATCATTTGTGCTGGAGAAGATGATAGAAGAG TTTAAGATACTCGTGAGGTCAAACCTAGAGCTTATCAAATGGACACGAGCAGCTCACATGCCTAACTTTGATCAGTACATGGAGGCTGGTGAGGCTGAGGTTGGTGCATATGTAGCAATGGCATGTTCTATTATGGGACTTGGAGAGATTGGTAAGAAGAAAGATTTTGAGTTGCTAAGATCTAGACCAAAGCTCGTCCGTTCTTTGGCTGCAAAAACACGTCTCATGGATGATATGACCGATTATGAG GACGATATGAAGAAAGGATATACTGCAAACGCAGTCAACTATTACATGAAGCAACACGGATTAACCAAAGAAGAAGCCAATATGAAATTTGGGAAAATGATTGGAAATATCAACAAGATCGTAAACGAAGAGTGCATCAAAATGACCAACATTTCTCGTCCAATTCTTAACCAGTTCATCGGTTTCGGACGCTTGTTAGATGTTCTCTATACAGCAGATGATGTCTTTAACCATCGCGATGGAAAGTTCAAGGATTATATATTTACCTTGCTCATAGATCCAATACATCTTTAG
- the LOC104772803 gene encoding uncharacterized protein LOC104772803: MSEFERMRMKTTDTIDDFVGKLSELASKSSALGVSIEEPKLVKKFLNSLPRKKYIHIIAALEQVLDLNKTSFVDIVGRLKTYEERIRDEEDQEDDQPKLMYANNCQEGYDQGRNRGARGGRFAGRSRGRGRGNYQNRDKSQIVCYRCDKHGHYTSNCPDRLLKLQEIQDTDESENQDTEDLLMHEVVFLNEKKVHPKKFETKIAGDDVWYLDNGANNHMTGNRSYFTKLDETVTVK, encoded by the exons ATGTCGGAGTTTGAGAGGATGAGGATGAAAACTACTGATACGATCGACGATTTTGTGGGAAAATTGTCTGAACTCGCGTCAAAGTCAAGTGCTTTAGGCGTAAGCATAGAAGAACCCAAGTTGGTGAAAAAATTTCTGAATAGCCTACCAAGGAAGAAATACATCCACATCATTGCAGCTTTAGAGCAGGTTCTTGATCTGAACAAGACAAGTTTTGTGGACATAGTTGGTCGGCTTAAGACATATGAGGAAAGAATTCGAGATGAGGAAGATCAAGAGGATGATCAACCCAAGCTTATGTATGCAAATAATTGTCAAGAGGGTTATGACCAAGGACGAAACAGAGGTGCAAGAGGTGGACGATTTGCAGGAAGAAGTAGAGGACGTGGTCGTGGCAACTATCAGAACAGAGATAAGTCTCAGATTGTTTGTTATCGGTGTGATAAACATGGTCATTACACCTCTAACTGTCCCGACAGGTTGCTTAAACTTCAGGAGATTCAAGACACGGATGAATCTGAAAACCAAGATACTGAAGATTTACTGATGCATGAGGTAGTATTTCTCAATGAGAAAAAG GTTCATCcgaaaaaatttgaaactaagaTAGCTGGAGATGATGTGTGGTACCTTGACAACGGAGCCAATAACCACATGACCGGGAATCGAAGTTACTTTACCAAGCTAGATGAGACTGTTACGGTAAAGTAA